One region of Oryza sativa Japonica Group chromosome 10, ASM3414082v1 genomic DNA includes:
- the LOC136353530 gene encoding uncharacterized protein, whose translation MEQKKRRAAQFKTQQGSNQRPRLVTGPQVSSYPQGGSSSVVRPQRQFYNNNTGNRGNDNRNVVARPAATSVQNQPVRKEQGNKPVICFNCGDPGHYADKCPKPRRVKNVPAPNNSNVPAPKARVNHVAAAEAQNAPDVVLEIEEVPFPSSLILLESKDLDVILGMDWLSRHRGVIDCANRKVTLTNSNGETVSFFASSPKSHGMTLNQVALQEIPIVQDYPDVFPEDLPVKFLGHVISSGGVAVDPRNVESVLSWKQPKTVSEVRSFLGLAGYYRRFIENFSKIARPMTRLLQKDVKYKWTEDSDALSRKSYCNMSEGRCLPWELCKEFERLNLGIVSKGFVAALEAKPTLFDQIREAQVNDPDIQEIKKNMRRGKAIGFVEDEQGTVWLGERICVPENKELKDTIMKEAHETLYSIHPGSTKMYQDLKQQFWWASMRREIAEYVALCDLKRCLRVPTEEADPDHIELQEDLTYVEKPVRILEVSERKTRNRVIRFCKVQWSNHSEEEATWEREDELKSAHPQLFSSSSESRGRDSV comes from the exons atggagcagaagaagcgcagggctgcccaattcaagacacaacagggtaGTAACCAGAGGCCGCGTCTTGTTACTGGGCCTCAAGTTTCATCGTACCCTCAAGGAGGATCTTCATCAGTTGTCCGTCCTCAAcgccagttctacaacaacaatacTGGTAATCGTGGCAATGACAACCGCAACGTGGTCGCTCGTCCTGCAGCAACTTCAGTTCAGAATCAGCCCGTTAGGAAGGAACAGGGAAACAAGCCAGTGATatgcttcaattgtggtgatccaggacattatgctgataagTGTCCGAAGCCTCGGCGTGTGAAGAACGTTCCAGCCCCGAACAACTCCAATGTTCCAGCaccaaaggcccgtgtcaatcatgttgcagcagcagaagctcagaatgcaccagatgtggttttgg aaatagaagaagttcctttcccatcctctcttatcttgctagaatccaaagatctagatgttatcctagggatggactggttatctCGTCACAGAGGAGTTATAGATTGTGCCAACCGTAAAGTGACCTTAACCAATAGCAATGGGGAAACCGTTTCTTTCTTTGCATCCTCTCCTAAATCTCATGGTATGACCTTAAACCAAGTTGCTCTACAAGAGATACCTATAGTACAAGATTACCCAGATGTGTTTCCGGAGGATTTGCCAG tgaagtttcttggtcatgtcatATCGTCCGGAGGAGTGGCAGTAGATCCAAGAAATGTGGAGTCAGTATTaagttggaagcaacccaagacggttTCAGAAGTTCGTAGTTTCCTTGGACTTGCAGGATATTACCGCAGGTTTATTGAGAACTTTTCAAAGATCGCCAGACCAATGACTCGTCTGCTTCAGAaggatgtgaagtacaagtggacaGAGGATT ccgatgctcttagcaggaaaagcTACTGCAATATGTCAGAAGGTAGATGTTTACCTTGggagttatgcaaggaatttgaaaggttGAACTTGGGAATAGTCAGCAAAGGTTTTGTGGCTGCTTTGGAAGCTAAACCTACTCTGTTTGATCAAATTAGAGaagctcaagtgaatgatcctgatatACAAGAGATAAAGAAGAACATGCGAAGAGGAAAGGCCATTGGTTTTGTAGAAGATGAGCAGGGTACTGTGTGGTTAGGAGAAAGAATTTGCGTCCCAGAAAATAAGGAGTTGAAGGATACTatcatgaaagaagctcatgaaactTTGTATTCTATTCACCCTGGGAGCACTAAGATGTATCAAGACTTAAAGCAACAATTCTGGTGGGCCAGCATGCGACGTGAGATAGCAGAatatgtggctctatgtgat TTGAAGAGGTGTTTACGTGTACCTACGGAGGAAGCAGATCCTGATCATATAGAGCTTCAGGAAGAtttaacttatgttgagaagccaGTCAGAATTTTGGAAGTAAGCGAGAGGAAAACCAGGAATCGCGTTATACGGTTCTGTAAGgtccagtggagtaatcattcagaagaagaagccacttgggagcgagaagatgaattgaagtcagctcatccccAACTGTTCTCtagttcttctgaatctcgaggacgagattctgtttaa